The following are encoded together in the Parabacteroides chongii genome:
- a CDS encoding outer membrane beta-barrel protein, with amino-acid sequence MKTMRYIFKKQFILLMILSVFCLKGQAQIEDKLHFNVDWQMNAPIHTDFADKISGWGMNFEAGYYVTPSWSLGAFLSFHTNHKYVDRQTLQLSPTESLTTDQQLSAFQLPFGLTTSYRFGQNDYLKPYVGVKLGAMYAENSSYMTTVRYYSNPWGFYVSPELGMNIYPVPDKRFGFHVALYYSYATNQTDLLTYSMNGQNNLGFRVGICF; translated from the coding sequence ATGAAAACGATGAGATACATTTTTAAGAAACAATTCATATTATTGATGATACTGTCTGTTTTCTGCTTGAAAGGACAGGCACAGATAGAAGATAAGCTGCATTTTAATGTAGACTGGCAGATGAATGCTCCGATCCATACGGATTTTGCAGATAAGATCAGCGGTTGGGGAATGAATTTTGAAGCAGGATACTATGTAACGCCTTCCTGGTCATTGGGAGCATTCCTGAGTTTTCATACGAATCATAAATACGTAGACCGGCAGACCTTGCAATTATCGCCGACCGAATCGTTGACGACCGACCAGCAGTTATCGGCTTTTCAATTACCTTTTGGTCTGACGACTTCCTACCGCTTCGGGCAGAATGATTATCTGAAACCGTATGTGGGTGTGAAATTGGGTGCCATGTATGCGGAAAATTCCAGTTATATGACGACAGTTCGTTATTATTCGAATCCGTGGGGTTTCTATGTATCGCCTGAACTGGGAATGAATATTTATCCTGTGCCGGACAAGCGTTTCGGTTTTCATGTGGCCTTGTATTACAGTTACGCCACAAACCAAACGGATTTACTGACTTATTCGATGAACGGGCAAAACAATCTGGGATTCCGTGTCGGTATTTGTTTCTGA